In Carya illinoinensis cultivar Pawnee chromosome 10, C.illinoinensisPawnee_v1, whole genome shotgun sequence, one DNA window encodes the following:
- the LOC122279040 gene encoding U-box domain-containing protein 4-like, with protein MVSLGDSHSSSNRFPLTRNLYTTNSPKNRNNGRSMRTIRSSVFQRNEEESCTFVFDERSVCGSENLNLTDSGIDMRLSELALRKGKSVKSSSSSEVEIKEFLDLSQAFSDLSVCSSDISGELQRLAGLPTLSSENDNNGDADAAEAEPCLGFLQRESFSTEIIESISPEDLQPTVKICVDALKSPSIAVKRSAAAKLRLLAKNRTDNRALIGDSGAVPALIPLLRCSSDPSTQEHAVTALLNLSLYEGNKALITNAGAVKSLVYVLKTGTENSKQNAACALMSLALVEENKSSIGACGAIPPLVSLLLNGSSRGKKDALTTLYKLCSIRPNKERAVSAGAVKPLVRLVAEQGTGMAEKAMVVLSSLAGVEEGRESIVEEGGIAVLVEAIEDGSVKAKEFAVVTLLQLCADSVRNRGLLVREGAIPPLVALSQTGSVRAKHKAETLLGYLREPRQEATS; from the exons ATGGTTTCTCTGGGAGATTCTCATTCCAGTTCCAACCGTTTCCCTCTGACCCGAAACCTGTACACTACGAATTCACCCAAAAACCGGAACAACGGCCGCTCCATGCGCACCATACGGTCCAGCGTATTCCAAAGAAACGAAGAAGAAAGTTGCACCTTTGTCTTTGATGAGAGATCCGTGTGCGGGTCCGAGAACCTCAACCTCACCGACTCTGGCATCGACATGCGGCTCAGCGAGCTGGCGCTACGTAAAGGCAAGTCTGTGAAGTCCAGCTCTTCATCGGAGGTGGAGATTAAGGAGTTTCTAGATCTCTCTCAGGCCTTCAGCGACCTGTCGGTGTGCAGCAGCGACATCTCCGGCGAGTTGCAGAGGTTGGCGGGGTTGCCCACTTTGTCCTCGGAAAACGACAACAATGGAGACGCTGATGCGGCGGAGGCCGAGCCTTGTTTGGGGTTTCTACAGAGGGAGAGCTTCTCCACGGAGATTATCGAGAGCATTTCGCCGGAGGATCTTCAGCCGACGGTCAAGATCTGCGTAGACGCTCTGAAATCGCCGTCGATCGCGGTGAAGCGGTCCGCAGCGGCCAAGTTGAGGCTTTTGGCGAAGAATCGGACCGATAACCGGGCTTTAATTGGCGATTCCGGTGCGGTTCCTGCTCTGATTCCGCTTCTCCGTTGCAGCAGTGACCCGTCGACGCAGGAGCACGCTGTTACGGCTCTTCTCAATCTCTCCCTTTACGAAGGCAACAAAGCGTTGATCACAAATGCCGGCGCGGTCAAGTCGCTGGTGTACGTGCTTAAGACCGGGACGGAGAACTCGAAACAGAACGCGGCGTGTGCGTTGATGAGCTTGGCTTTGGTGGAGGAGAACAAGAGCTCCATTGGAGCCTGCGGGGCGATTCCGCCGCTGGTGTCGTTGCTACTGAATGGGTCGAGTAGAGGGAAGAAGGACGCATTAACAACGCTGTACAAGCTCTGCTCAATAAGACCGAACAAGGAGAGAGCGGTGAGCGCCGGGGCGGTGAAGCCGCTGGTGCGGCTGGTGGCGGAGCAGGGAACTGGGATGGCGGAGAAGGCGATGGTGGTCCTGAGTAGCCTAGCAGGAGTCGAGGAGGGGAGGGAGTCCATTGTGGAGGAAGGTGGGATTGCGGTGCTGGTGGAGGCGATCGAAGATGGGTCGGTGAAAGCGAAGGAGTTCGCGGTAGTAACGTTGCTGCAGCTGTGTGCGGACAGCGTGAGGAATAGAGGGTTGCTGGTGAGGGAGGGTGCTATTCCCCCTCTCGTGGCGCTTTCACAGACGGGGAGTGTTAGAGCTAAGCACAAG GCCGAAACACTTCTTGGATATCTGAGAGAACCAAGACAAGAGGCAACCTCTTAA